In Pseudoduganella albidiflava, a single window of DNA contains:
- a CDS encoding sensor histidine kinase → MKTRTYLLLMLVAIIVPVAGLSTLGLSMLLQSERESRLRAIEEMANSASLQIDSEIGRAEAALRIVANSREIGTDDFAALYRLLSATRTSPLSWTLVADYSGSGIINTLVPYGTPLARNTGRWAADIYDAQVPRVGGYFIGASSKRGVVSVNVPVPAAAGKKYVVTQIFDPAYFNKVFQRHVLDPDWIIGVFDAKGISIARSRGAAQFVGKPVRPALYEASRRQPSGMVANITREGVQVYTVFVRSSLTSWTVAIGVPVDEIESAARLTTWYAAAALLAILGGAVSIAVFFGRRIDRALQGATSAAHALADGTVIEVVPSGLQEADGLSHVLHRTGLALARERAARAALEEERERLLDMERSARQRAEAQDHAKDNFISMLSHELRNPLAAITNALSAIRMPAMPAPHRDKAWDIASRQLAHLTHMVGDLLDVRRVLSGKVTLQTARVNLGELVKFCCDSKMVANAKDHEWSVSVVQAHVVGDANRLTQVVDNILANAIKYTPAGGSITVRMWCDDAMAVIEVADTGVGIAPDVLPTIFDSLVQGPTTIDRSQGGLGLGLSIARGLVHMHGGTLSADSEGPGEGSTFTVRLPREPQDAGPPV, encoded by the coding sequence ATGAAGACACGCACCTATTTACTGCTGATGCTGGTGGCGATCATCGTGCCGGTTGCCGGGCTGTCGACACTCGGGCTGTCGATGCTGCTGCAGTCCGAACGCGAATCGCGCCTGCGCGCCATCGAGGAAATGGCCAACTCCGCCTCGCTGCAAATCGACAGCGAGATCGGCAGGGCCGAAGCGGCTCTGCGCATCGTCGCCAATTCGCGGGAAATCGGCACGGACGATTTCGCCGCCCTCTACCGCCTGCTGTCGGCCACCCGCACTTCTCCGTTGAGCTGGACGCTGGTCGCCGATTATTCAGGCAGCGGCATCATCAACACATTGGTGCCGTACGGGACACCGCTGGCGCGGAACACCGGCAGGTGGGCCGCCGATATCTACGACGCGCAGGTGCCCCGGGTGGGCGGCTACTTCATCGGTGCCAGCTCGAAACGCGGTGTCGTGTCGGTCAATGTCCCGGTTCCCGCGGCGGCCGGCAAGAAGTATGTCGTCACCCAGATCTTCGACCCGGCTTACTTCAACAAGGTGTTCCAGCGCCATGTACTCGATCCGGACTGGATCATCGGCGTCTTCGACGCGAAAGGCATCTCGATCGCGCGCAGCAGGGGGGCCGCGCAGTTCGTCGGCAAGCCGGTGCGCCCTGCGCTGTATGAAGCGTCGCGCCGGCAGCCCAGCGGCATGGTGGCCAACATCACGCGCGAAGGCGTCCAGGTCTATACCGTGTTCGTGCGCTCCAGCCTCACCAGCTGGACCGTGGCGATCGGCGTTCCCGTCGATGAAATCGAATCGGCCGCGCGGCTCACCACGTGGTACGCCGCCGCGGCCCTGCTGGCCATCCTGGGCGGCGCCGTCAGCATCGCGGTGTTTTTCGGGCGCAGGATCGATCGCGCGCTCCAGGGCGCGACGTCGGCGGCGCACGCGCTGGCCGATGGCACGGTGATCGAGGTGGTGCCCTCCGGCCTGCAGGAAGCGGACGGGCTGTCGCACGTGCTGCACCGTACCGGCCTGGCGCTCGCACGGGAACGCGCCGCGCGCGCCGCGCTGGAAGAGGAAAGGGAACGGCTGCTGGACATGGAGCGCTCGGCCCGCCAGCGCGCCGAAGCGCAGGATCACGCCAAGGACAATTTCATTTCCATGCTGAGCCACGAGCTGCGCAATCCGCTCGCCGCGATCACCAACGCCCTCTCCGCCATCCGCATGCCGGCCATGCCGGCACCGCACCGCGACAAGGCATGGGATATCGCCAGCCGCCAGCTGGCGCATCTGACCCACATGGTCGGCGACCTGCTCGACGTACGGCGCGTCCTGTCCGGCAAGGTGACGCTGCAGACCGCCCGCGTCAATCTCGGCGAACTGGTGAAATTCTGCTGCGATTCGAAGATGGTGGCCAATGCCAAGGACCATGAATGGTCGGTCAGCGTGGTGCAGGCCCACGTGGTCGGCGATGCGAACCGGCTCACCCAGGTCGTCGACAATATCCTGGCCAACGCCATCAAGTACACGCCGGCCGGCGGCAGCATCACGGTGCGGATGTGGTGCGACGACGCCATGGCCGTCATCGAAGTGGCCGATACCGGTGTGGGCATCGCCCCGGACGTGCTCCCGACGATCTTCGACTCGCTCGTGCAGGGTCCGACGACCATCGACCGCTCGCAGGGCGGGCTGGGCCTGGGCCTTTCCATCGCGCGGGGCCTGGTGCACATGCATGGCGGAACCCTCAGCGCCGACAGCGAAGGCCCCGGCGAAGGCAGCACGTTCACCGTGCGCCTGCCGCGGGAGCCGCAGGATGCCGGACCACCCGTGTAA
- a CDS encoding penicillin-binding protein activator, which yields MLANKIKTLLSCVVAALSVSACSTPCGSPGALCAPIETVTSPPPRTTAPPAPKPAPPPEETAQVETFAVAMPGTTPESQGAAAVPGQTVRIGLVLPLRSEALGRAADAVRAGFMAAWERDRAGFEVTVVETGDAAEEILSTYQSTVAQQDIIVGPLARSAVTTIAASPLVTKPTIALNHPEDREGTTLPPQMLSIGLSIEEEARQVAEWAAREHPAASVMILSGSAAWQRRIANAFATHAPQVGMTTKTLELTALNGYLSDGEMVALRARLAEQPVDLLFAALDADQTRQLRTALAAPPLGDIPLYGTSSLNPGRVSLYQGPELDGVKLLDLPWQIQRDNPTVASYPQPAPRDEERLTADMERLYALGIDAFRVAREIAVRPGQPITLDGVTGQLSIDFGNGPARVKRVEPAAIYRNGVPVPITTP from the coding sequence ATGCTGGCGAATAAAATCAAAACACTGCTGTCGTGCGTGGTGGCCGCGCTTTCGGTATCCGCGTGCAGCACGCCCTGCGGCAGCCCGGGGGCATTGTGCGCGCCAATCGAGACCGTGACAAGCCCGCCGCCGCGCACCACCGCGCCGCCGGCACCGAAGCCGGCACCGCCGCCCGAGGAAACCGCGCAGGTCGAAACGTTCGCCGTCGCCATGCCCGGCACCACGCCGGAAAGCCAGGGTGCCGCCGCGGTGCCCGGCCAGACGGTGCGCATCGGCCTCGTGCTGCCGTTGCGCTCCGAAGCCCTGGGCCGCGCCGCGGACGCCGTGCGCGCCGGCTTCATGGCGGCCTGGGAACGCGACCGTGCCGGCTTCGAAGTCACCGTGGTGGAAACCGGCGATGCCGCCGAGGAGATCCTCTCCACTTACCAGTCCACCGTGGCGCAGCAGGACATCATCGTGGGCCCGCTGGCCCGCTCCGCCGTCACCACGATTGCCGCCAGCCCGCTGGTGACCAAGCCCACCATCGCGCTGAACCATCCCGAGGACCGCGAAGGCACCACGCTGCCGCCGCAGATGCTGTCGATCGGCCTGTCGATCGAGGAAGAGGCGCGCCAGGTGGCCGAGTGGGCCGCGCGTGAGCACCCGGCTGCCAGCGTGATGATCCTGTCCGGCAGCGCCGCGTGGCAGCGCCGCATCGCCAATGCCTTTGCCACGCATGCGCCGCAGGTCGGCATGACGACGAAGACGCTGGAACTCACCGCGCTGAACGGCTACCTGAGCGATGGCGAAATGGTGGCGCTGCGTGCCCGCCTCGCCGAGCAGCCGGTGGACCTGCTGTTCGCCGCGCTCGATGCCGACCAGACCCGCCAGCTCCGCACGGCGCTTGCCGCGCCGCCGCTGGGCGATATTCCGCTGTACGGCACTTCGTCGCTGAACCCGGGCCGCGTATCGCTGTACCAGGGCCCCGAGCTCGATGGCGTGAAGCTGCTCGACCTGCCGTGGCAGATCCAGCGCGACAATCCCACGGTGGCGAGCTATCCGCAGCCGGCCCCGCGCGACGAGGAACGCCTGACCGCCGACATGGAACGGCTGTACGCGCTGGGCATCGATGCCTTCCGCGTGGCGCGCGAGATCGCCGTGCGCCCCGGCCAGCCGATCACGCTCGATGGCGTGACGGGCCAGCTGTCGATCGACTTCGGCAACGGCCCGGCACGCGTCAAGCGGGTGGAGCCCGCCGCCATCTACCGCAACGGCGTGCCGGTGCCGATCACCACGCCATGA
- a CDS encoding TonB-dependent receptor, whose translation MILFGLPTLFSLPKQAHAEDPPIATVTVTARKEPVVRKLDKTVHDVAAMPRAANGTAQDVLQSTPEVSVTADGRIAVKGNDQVTVLVDGKPTATMSGEERAVALQTMSGADIASVEVITNPSAAYQANGGAIVNIVLKRNRRPGARAQVRASAADRGLWNAGWSGDMARKDVSVHGSLAYRRDGTQKWRRSAVDWHDPSGHAAGDGAGDEGGDGTRYSLQTSGVFVRRIVRSAALGIDYTLSDTDSVSFSARHNSRRSRPLLDTLNVAGSGTGETVYHRISEGPNEQSDDSASLAWTRQGGGKALKATVQRSRTTGLLDKSYRDVFVAPAYPTAYSHGATRSARRLDQATLDWSRLAGSGAVHGQWGMGADLQDEVNDLHNYQASIDASTGMETPDPDTTNGYKVKTTLAAAYLTNRLRYGQWEALLGGRFERMELQVGSAQTTLRTGHWQAFNPSLHLEYALAGNAALTLSYRRSLQRPDPRDLNPFTTYVDAQNLSRGNPDLGPQRLASWEIGTTATAAQLSGSLGAFHRTSRATVVDARSNAGDVLVTSKQNGGLARSTGITGSLDWTPAAALRLGVDGSVYRIALSTPDAAALVRQHGASGYLNFRAAYSAGQDHVSLDAHVQAPAITPLGRNGSTSNVNLTWKRALTGSLDLTVNASDLFDGSKRTYRTGTATFRQAGFDHFVARRVYLGFVQKIE comes from the coding sequence GTGATCCTGTTCGGACTGCCCACCCTCTTCTCCCTGCCGAAACAAGCGCACGCCGAAGATCCCCCCATCGCGACCGTGACGGTGACGGCCCGGAAGGAGCCGGTCGTCCGGAAACTGGACAAGACGGTCCATGACGTTGCGGCCATGCCGCGGGCGGCCAACGGCACCGCGCAGGACGTGCTGCAATCGACGCCCGAAGTATCGGTAACGGCCGACGGGCGCATCGCCGTCAAGGGCAATGACCAGGTCACGGTGCTGGTGGACGGCAAGCCGACGGCCACGATGTCGGGCGAAGAACGGGCGGTGGCCCTGCAGACCATGAGCGGGGCGGACATCGCCAGCGTCGAGGTGATCACCAACCCTTCCGCCGCCTACCAGGCCAATGGCGGCGCGATCGTCAACATCGTCCTGAAGCGCAATCGCCGGCCCGGTGCCCGCGCGCAGGTGCGGGCCAGCGCCGCGGACCGGGGCCTGTGGAATGCCGGCTGGTCGGGCGACATGGCCAGGAAAGACGTCAGCGTGCATGGCAGCCTGGCGTACCGCCGCGACGGCACGCAGAAATGGCGCCGCTCGGCGGTCGACTGGCATGATCCGTCCGGCCACGCAGCCGGCGACGGCGCTGGAGACGAAGGTGGAGACGGAACGAGATACAGCTTGCAGACCTCGGGCGTGTTCGTGCGCCGCATCGTCCGGAGCGCGGCACTGGGCATCGACTACACCCTGAGCGACACCGATAGCGTGAGCTTCTCCGCGCGGCACAACTCGCGCCGCTCGCGTCCACTGCTCGACACGCTGAACGTGGCGGGCAGCGGCACTGGCGAGACGGTGTATCACCGCATCTCCGAAGGCCCCAACGAGCAGTCCGACGACAGTGCCAGCCTGGCCTGGACCCGCCAGGGCGGCGGCAAGGCGCTCAAGGCCACCGTGCAGCGCAGCCGCACGACCGGCCTGCTCGACAAGTCCTACCGGGACGTCTTCGTCGCACCGGCGTACCCCACCGCGTACAGCCATGGCGCCACCAGGTCGGCACGCCGCCTCGACCAGGCCACGCTGGACTGGAGCCGGCTGGCGGGCAGCGGCGCCGTGCATGGACAGTGGGGCATGGGCGCCGATCTCCAGGACGAAGTGAACGACCTCCATAACTACCAGGCGTCCATCGATGCCTCGACGGGCATGGAAACGCCCGATCCCGATACGACCAACGGCTACAAGGTGAAGACGACGCTGGCCGCCGCCTACCTGACGAACCGGCTCAGGTACGGCCAATGGGAAGCCCTGCTGGGCGGCCGGTTCGAGCGCATGGAACTTCAGGTAGGGTCGGCGCAAACCACCCTGCGAACCGGGCATTGGCAGGCATTCAATCCCAGCCTCCACCTCGAGTATGCGCTCGCCGGCAATGCTGCCTTGACCCTCAGCTATCGCCGCAGCCTGCAGCGCCCGGATCCGCGCGACCTCAATCCATTCACGACCTACGTCGATGCGCAAAACCTCAGCCGCGGCAATCCCGACTTGGGACCGCAGCGCCTGGCCTCATGGGAGATCGGCACCACCGCGACAGCCGCGCAACTGAGCGGCAGCCTCGGCGCCTTCCACCGCACCAGCCGCGCCACGGTGGTCGATGCGCGCAGTAACGCGGGCGATGTGCTGGTGACGTCGAAACAGAATGGCGGACTGGCCCGCTCGACGGGCATCACCGGCTCGCTCGACTGGACACCCGCCGCGGCGCTGCGCCTGGGCGTGGACGGCAGCGTGTACCGCATCGCGCTGTCGACGCCCGATGCAGCAGCGCTGGTGCGCCAGCACGGCGCGTCGGGCTACCTGAACTTCAGGGCGGCCTACAGCGCCGGGCAGGACCACGTGTCGCTCGATGCGCACGTGCAGGCACCCGCCATCACGCCGCTGGGCCGGAATGGATCGACCAGCAACGTCAACCTGACGTGGAAGCGCGCCTTGACCGGGTCGCTGGACCTGACCGTCAACGCCAGCGATCTGTTCGATGGCAGCAAGCGCACTTACCGGACCGGGACAGCCACGTTCCGTCAGGCGGGCTTCGATCATTTCGTCGCCCGGCGTGTGTATCTGGGCTTCGTTCAAAAGATCGAGTGA
- a CDS encoding sensor histidine kinase → MIARALTTLLLMFLAAGHPVAAAAAEPAPLLADYTHTAWTELDDAPMGVTKFAQGPDGWLWIATPTGLYRYDGVHFERTDTVYGHALYSSNIMALATAPDGAVWVGYRVGGISVFRKDGTHTYMERDGIRPVGVMHLEVAPDGAIWAAMRDGLAVLPPGGNRFQYLTGEAGLPARGVFQILFARDGTTWIGTNSGAYFRKPGEARFTHAWPRTALVWLAEAPDGTLWGNDFEHGYHRVRTAPPPAGQPARPELAGVGMYFDRRGTMWITHADSLERRVAPHGPGRPEQFLSTLNGISGALLGAIFQDREGNLWIGTSRGVDRLRPNRLRTVPVSTPLEYPVLVAGPDGGMWAGDYARDLWRYSPDRRIRREVPGAITASYTAPDGTLWLGGMEGIVRRAPDGTLATIASPDGLKGMRVHAMQQDRDGALWASFNTGTGVYKLAGDRWVKSGGLPGIPELLTTSMARDGAGALWMAHVRSQVTVIDGGTVRRLGPGEGLALGTVLYLCFDGKAGGGTMWAGGENGVALYRNGRFTALQGRRNERFRGVSGIVRLPDGDLWLHGADGLYRIAAAELDGWLNHGRAVDFERFDARDGMQGHAAQLRPVPSLRRSRDGLLWYATTGSVGTIDPAGIARNRLPPPVEVTGVLANGTHHAITRHVLGLPQGTSSLQVDFAALSLSIPERVRLRYRLVGLDRAWQETDGRTGRRQATYTNLAPGNYRFEVIAANEDGLWNMEGAALEIAISPTFVQSAWFKVLLAMLALVLLYAAYALRIRYLTRRMHDRLHERLAERTRIARTLHDTLLQSMQSLLLSFDAHSRYLKEGTLERTRLDQTLDLAERLLVEGRDQIMELREGAPEVLELTLGQYGKGLADHGPHAFDMRVAGTPRPLRPAVHEEIYAIAREALFNASRYADASRIELDLEYGSRAFTVRIRDDGRGLAESVAAAGHRPGHWGLVGMRERASCVGATLEIASKPGAGTEITVTLPARKAY, encoded by the coding sequence ATGATTGCCCGCGCGCTCACGACACTGCTGCTGATGTTCCTCGCGGCGGGCCATCCAGTGGCCGCCGCCGCAGCGGAGCCGGCACCTCTGCTGGCCGATTACACCCACACCGCCTGGACCGAGCTCGATGACGCGCCGATGGGCGTGACGAAGTTCGCGCAAGGCCCGGACGGCTGGCTGTGGATCGCCACGCCGACCGGCTTGTACCGCTACGACGGCGTGCACTTCGAACGCACCGATACCGTCTACGGCCACGCGCTTTATTCCAGCAACATCATGGCGCTGGCCACCGCGCCGGATGGCGCGGTGTGGGTCGGCTACCGTGTCGGCGGGATCTCCGTGTTCAGGAAGGATGGCACGCATACGTACATGGAACGCGACGGCATCCGGCCGGTCGGCGTGATGCACCTGGAAGTGGCGCCGGACGGCGCGATCTGGGCCGCCATGCGCGATGGCCTGGCGGTACTGCCACCGGGCGGCAACCGCTTCCAGTACCTGACGGGCGAAGCAGGCCTGCCGGCCCGAGGCGTGTTCCAGATCCTGTTTGCCCGCGACGGCACGACCTGGATCGGTACCAATTCCGGCGCCTATTTCCGCAAGCCGGGCGAGGCCCGCTTCACGCACGCGTGGCCGCGCACGGCGCTGGTCTGGCTGGCCGAGGCACCGGATGGCACGCTCTGGGGCAACGACTTCGAACACGGCTACCACCGGGTGCGCACCGCGCCGCCGCCTGCGGGCCAGCCGGCCAGGCCCGAACTCGCCGGTGTCGGCATGTATTTCGACCGCCGCGGCACCATGTGGATCACCCATGCCGACAGCCTGGAACGCCGGGTCGCGCCGCACGGCCCTGGCCGCCCGGAGCAGTTCCTGTCGACCCTGAACGGCATCAGCGGCGCGCTGCTGGGCGCGATCTTCCAGGACCGCGAAGGCAACCTGTGGATCGGCACGTCGCGCGGTGTCGACCGCCTGCGGCCGAACCGCCTGCGCACCGTGCCCGTGTCCACGCCGCTGGAATATCCGGTGCTGGTGGCCGGGCCGGACGGCGGCATGTGGGCCGGCGACTACGCCCGCGACCTGTGGCGCTACAGCCCGGACAGGCGCATCCGCCGCGAAGTGCCGGGCGCCATCACCGCCAGCTATACGGCACCGGACGGCACGCTGTGGCTGGGCGGCATGGAAGGCATCGTGCGGCGCGCTCCGGACGGCACGCTGGCCACCATCGCTTCACCGGATGGCCTGAAAGGCATGCGCGTGCATGCCATGCAGCAGGATCGCGACGGCGCGCTGTGGGCTTCCTTCAACACCGGCACGGGCGTATACAAGCTGGCTGGCGACCGGTGGGTGAAGTCCGGCGGCCTGCCCGGCATTCCCGAACTGCTCACCACGTCCATGGCGCGCGATGGCGCGGGCGCGTTATGGATGGCGCACGTGCGCAGCCAGGTCACGGTGATCGATGGCGGCACGGTGCGCAGGCTGGGGCCCGGCGAAGGCCTGGCGCTGGGCACGGTGCTGTACCTGTGCTTCGACGGCAAGGCCGGCGGCGGCACCATGTGGGCTGGCGGGGAGAACGGCGTCGCCCTGTATCGCAACGGCCGATTCACGGCACTGCAGGGCAGGCGCAACGAACGTTTCCGGGGCGTGTCGGGCATCGTCCGGCTGCCCGACGGCGACCTGTGGCTGCATGGCGCCGATGGCCTGTACCGCATCGCCGCCGCCGAACTGGATGGGTGGCTGAACCACGGGCGGGCCGTGGACTTCGAGCGCTTCGATGCGCGCGACGGCATGCAGGGCCACGCCGCGCAACTCCGGCCCGTGCCCTCGCTGCGGCGTTCGCGCGACGGGCTGCTGTGGTATGCCACCACGGGATCGGTCGGCACCATCGACCCGGCCGGCATCGCGCGCAACCGCCTGCCGCCGCCGGTCGAGGTGACCGGCGTGCTGGCCAACGGTACGCACCATGCCATTACCAGGCACGTGCTCGGCCTGCCGCAGGGCACCAGCAGCCTGCAGGTCGATTTCGCCGCCCTTTCGCTGTCGATCCCGGAACGCGTGCGCCTGCGCTACCGGCTGGTCGGGCTGGATCGCGCCTGGCAGGAAACCGATGGGCGCACCGGGCGGCGCCAGGCCACCTACACCAACCTGGCTCCCGGCAATTACCGCTTCGAAGTCATCGCCGCCAACGAGGACGGGCTGTGGAACATGGAAGGCGCCGCGCTGGAGATCGCCATCTCGCCCACCTTCGTGCAAAGCGCCTGGTTCAAGGTCCTGCTGGCGATGCTCGCGCTGGTGCTGCTGTACGCCGCCTACGCCTTGCGAATCCGCTACCTGACCCGGCGGATGCACGACCGCCTGCACGAACGCCTGGCGGAGCGCACGCGCATCGCGCGCACCTTGCATGACACCCTGCTGCAAAGCATGCAGTCGCTGCTGCTGTCCTTCGATGCGCACAGCCGCTACCTGAAGGAGGGTACGCTGGAGCGCACGCGGCTCGACCAGACGCTCGACCTGGCCGAACGATTGCTCGTGGAAGGCAGGGACCAGATCATGGAATTGCGCGAGGGTGCGCCGGAAGTGCTGGAACTGACCCTCGGCCAGTACGGCAAGGGCCTGGCCGACCATGGACCGCACGCCTTCGACATGCGGGTCGCCGGCACGCCGCGGCCATTGCGCCCTGCCGTGCACGAAGAGATCTACGCCATCGCGCGCGAAGCCCTGTTCAACGCATCGCGCTATGCGGATGCCAGCCGGATCGAACTCGACCTGGAATACGGCAGCCGCGCGTTCACCGTGCGCATCCGCGATGACGGCCGCGGCCTGGCCGAATCCGTCGCGGCGGCGGGCCACCGTCCCGGCCACTGGGGCCTGGTGGGCATGCGCGAGCGGGCCAGCTGTGTCGGCGCCACCCTGGAAATCGCCAGCAAGCCCGGCGCCGGCACGGAAATCACGGTCACGCTGCCGGCCAGGAAGGCTTACTGA
- a CDS encoding YraN family protein: protein MARTDLQRKGQLGEDAALDHLLRHGLALVERNFRCKGGELDLIMRDGAHLVFVEVRRRRSRAFGGAAASITPAKQRRMKIAAQVFLLRYRQLPPCRFDVVAIDGDTLGWLKNVLDA from the coding sequence ATGGCGCGCACCGACCTGCAGCGCAAGGGCCAGCTGGGCGAGGATGCCGCGCTCGACCACCTGCTTCGGCACGGCCTGGCCCTGGTCGAGCGCAACTTCCGCTGCAAGGGCGGCGAGCTCGATCTGATCATGCGCGACGGCGCGCACCTCGTGTTCGTCGAGGTGCGCCGCCGCCGCAGCCGCGCCTTCGGCGGTGCCGCCGCCAGCATCACGCCCGCCAAGCAGCGCCGCATGAAGATCGCCGCACAAGTCTTCCTGCTGCGCTACCGCCAGTTGCCGCCATGCCGCTTCGACGTGGTGGCGATCGATGGCGACACGCTCGGCTGGCTGAAGAACGTGCTGGACGCATAG
- a CDS encoding BON domain-containing protein — MSNALLARVQRPVAIALLGGALMSSLSGCVGLVVGGAVAGTMAASDRRTFGAQTEDKTIAVKASNRLRNILDDTGHVNVNSFNRKVLITGEVPDQAKKDAVEREVKAIEGVQSVTNELAIAGPASYTSRSNDTLLTTKVKASLVDAKDISANSFKVVTERGEVYLMGRVTQFEANRATEIARGVSGVTKVVRVFEYISEDEYKQYQSTPAPAQASN; from the coding sequence ATGAGTAATGCACTGCTGGCACGTGTGCAGCGCCCGGTCGCGATTGCCCTGCTGGGCGGCGCGTTGATGAGCAGCCTGTCCGGTTGCGTCGGCCTGGTCGTCGGCGGTGCCGTCGCCGGCACGATGGCGGCATCGGACCGCCGCACGTTCGGCGCGCAGACCGAGGACAAGACCATCGCCGTCAAGGCCAGCAACCGGCTCCGCAACATCCTCGACGATACCGGCCACGTGAACGTCAATTCGTTCAACCGCAAGGTGCTGATCACCGGTGAAGTGCCCGACCAGGCGAAGAAGGATGCCGTCGAGCGCGAAGTGAAGGCCATCGAGGGTGTGCAGTCGGTCACCAATGAGCTGGCGATCGCCGGCCCGGCGAGCTACACGTCGCGCTCGAACGACACGCTGCTGACCACCAAGGTGAAAGCCAGCCTGGTCGACGCGAAGGATATTTCCGCCAATTCGTTCAAGGTGGTCACCGAGCGCGGCGAAGTGTACCTGATGGGCCGAGTGACGCAGTTCGAAGCCAACCGCGCCACCGAGATCGCGCGCGGCGTCAGCGGCGTGACGAAAGTGGTGCGCGTATTCGAATACATCTCGGAAGACGAGTACAAGCAGTACCAGAGCACGCCGGCCCCGGCGCAAGCGTCGAACTAA
- a CDS encoding TlpA disulfide reductase family protein, with the protein MSSSSKAWVKPALAAAVIAGLGFAAYTSLNSAPAAPQVTFTGIKGERITPADLRGKVVMVNFWATSCASCVAEMPEMVDTYNKFKGQGLEFIAVAMKYDPPNYVVNFTETRQLPFKVALDITGEAAKAYGDVSLTPTTFVIDKDGKIIKRYVGKPEFAALHALLAKALKG; encoded by the coding sequence ATGAGCAGCTCTTCCAAAGCCTGGGTCAAGCCGGCGCTCGCGGCCGCCGTGATCGCCGGCCTGGGCTTCGCCGCCTATACCTCGCTGAACAGCGCGCCGGCCGCGCCGCAGGTCACGTTCACCGGCATCAAGGGTGAACGCATCACGCCGGCCGACCTGCGCGGCAAGGTGGTGATGGTGAATTTCTGGGCCACCTCGTGCGCCAGCTGCGTGGCCGAGATGCCGGAAATGGTCGACACGTACAACAAGTTCAAGGGCCAGGGCCTTGAATTCATCGCCGTGGCGATGAAGTACGACCCGCCGAACTACGTGGTCAACTTCACGGAAACGCGGCAGCTGCCGTTCAAGGTCGCGCTCGACATCACCGGCGAAGCGGCCAAGGCTTATGGCGACGTGTCGCTCACGCCGACCACCTTCGTCATCGACAAGGATGGCAAGATCATCAAGCGCTACGTGGGCAAGCCCGAGTTCGCGGCGTTGCACGCATTGCTGGCCAAGGCGTTGAAGGGGTAA
- a CDS encoding phosphoheptose isomerase, translating into MTNQRILSHFHESAETKIQSATVLAQPLAQAIELMFSALSNGNKILACGNGGSAADSQHFAAELVGRFERERFPLPALALTTDTSLLTAVANDYSYREIFSKQVQAFGQAGDILLAISTSGNSANVMAAIEAALEREMRVVALTGKGGGAIGKMLTDADVHICVPAERTARIQEVHLTCIHCICDGIDVALFGGDVNE; encoded by the coding sequence ATGACGAACCAACGCATCCTCTCGCACTTTCACGAAAGTGCCGAAACCAAGATCCAGTCCGCCACCGTGCTTGCCCAACCGCTGGCGCAGGCGATCGAACTGATGTTCTCAGCCCTTTCCAATGGCAACAAGATTCTTGCCTGCGGCAACGGCGGCTCGGCAGCCGACTCCCAGCACTTCGCTGCGGAGCTGGTGGGCCGTTTCGAGCGCGAGCGCTTCCCGCTGCCCGCGCTGGCACTGACCACCGATACGTCGCTGCTGACGGCGGTGGCGAACGATTACAGCTACCGTGAAATCTTCAGCAAGCAGGTCCAGGCATTCGGCCAGGCCGGCGATATCCTGCTGGCCATTTCCACCTCCGGCAACTCGGCCAATGTGATGGCCGCGATCGAGGCGGCGCTGGAACGCGAGATGCGCGTGGTGGCGCTGACCGGCAAGGGTGGCGGCGCGATCGGCAAGATGCTGACCGATGCCGACGTGCATATCTGCGTTCCCGCCGAGCGCACCGCGCGCATCCAGGAAGTACACCTGACGTGTATCCATTGCATTTGCGACGGCATCGATGTCGCCCTGTTCGGAGGAGATGTGAATGAGTAA